In the Wyeomyia smithii strain HCP4-BCI-WySm-NY-G18 chromosome 2, ASM2978416v1, whole genome shotgun sequence genome, one interval contains:
- the LOC129725944 gene encoding cationic amino acid transporter 2-like: protein MSAPSCWKILTRRKALTIGNENGSDSDKLGRILNTFDLTALGVGATLGVGVYVLAGHVSKDQAGPSVVLSFLIAAVASFLAGLCYAEFGARVPKSGSAYIYSYVCIGEFMAFIIGWNLMLEYIIGSASVSRGLSLYIDTLANDTMKIHFREIAPMEWDFMSRYFDFFGFSVAILLGVALAFGLKKSTMVNNFFTILNIGIVLFVVIAGAINADIANWNINPMNVSSIYNVGEGGFFPFGFEGTLRGAATCFFGFVGFDCIATTGEEVRNPRKAIPRAILFSLCTIFLAYFGVSTVLTLMWPYYLQDVNAPLPFVFNEIGWTFAKWTVAIGGIIGLVASLFGAMFPQPRIIYAMAQDGLVFRALGEISPRHKTPVFGTLCGALLTGTMAGLFDLKALVNMLSIGTLMAYTVVAISILILRFSEEQTDSSIPSTSKQTYESSNLLKPGSRLTGPAFIKQLFNVSCVRIPSHISTSVVGVLVTLYCLVSLALSLTIYYAKQQLYDLEPWAWTLAGTLLGLLLIVLLLMSIQPRETADAPFKVPLVPLLPAISIFVNIYLMLMLDVYTWIRFGIWMGIGLPIYLICVCCGNTNGKSKTNDEVNCRESKISDHIRSEGIENGGFVQSEESTVTPNGFYSQNLKDAVNGTEDKQFNLIATAGTYKENGEKDEDITQTKAKSQTPSPKNSMDEIIAVSELSDLVTEKIEPNGKAYFVEDVNEKDSDRSSVETNKAIALLDDILNDEEKTMDLSIPYPSLDDESLASPVFRERSVVADIHREDEISMQHQVEDIPEQAELMSIDSLDIIETPEPAVNNTPEPVSLQPRAAFVMGQDVSSDFETDDEDEVHYNRLNSQRQKQFMTRLSTLLENPQPKQYKRKGPRAIIVDENSNNLKLQKSSSEPNFVLLLDTSPNNESETDSPNRTPTATVPPAPLFNETVFNSIKPDTELSKDPTTKSTPTVKFVASSPSNSSVPEAPKFDPILYNTVGKHKSPRASLNVPPISASSSGYADVTLRKINPQTPPAIDSKTPEANGGEPPANSREVFRSKLEQILQRGPVNKVRPKTLPPSLLERQPAPASSTNEPTTATSNGNVVSPKDNSSPRNFRELARAFDTAKKQQKLIFDDVLKAINPDTRPSVIRNSLEHRMSFSEFKNGLKKTVPPKPYLPNA from the exons ATGTCAGCGCCTTCGTGCTGGAAAATTCTAACGCGCCGGAAAGCTCTCACCATTGGCAATGAGAACGGTTCGGACAGCGACAAACTCGGTCGAATATTGAACACCTTCGATTTGACAGCCCTTGGCGTTGGGGCTACGCTCGGTGTTGGCGTGTACGTCCTGGCGGGGCACGTTTCTAAAGATCAAGCCGGACCGTCGGTGGTGCTTTCCTTCCTGATTGCCGCGGTTGCTTCCTTTCTAGCGG GCCTTTGCTATGCGGAATTCGGTGCACGCGTTCCGAAATCAGGTTCAGCCTACATCTACAGCTATGTGTGCATTGGAGAATTTATGGCGTTTATCATCGGCTGGAACCTGATGCTGGAGTACATAATCGGATCGGCGAGTGTGTCGCGGGGCTTAAGCCTTTACATTGACACGCTGGCCAACGACACGATGAAAATACACTTTCGGGAAATCGCACCAATGGAATGGGACTTTATGTCTAGGTATTTCGACTTTTTTGGATTCTCCGTAGCGATCCTATTGGGAG TCGCACTGGCCTTCGGCCTGAAGAAATCAACTATGGTAAACAACTTCTTTACGATTCTTAATATTGGAATCGTGCTGTTTGTTGTAATTGCTGGAGCTATAAACGCCGACATCGCCAATTGGAATATTAATCCAATGAACGTTTCCTCCATCTACAATGTCGGAGAAGGAGGATTCTTTCCGTTTGGCTTCGAAGGAACTCTACGTGGGGCAGCTACATGCTTTTTCGGATTTGTAGGATTCGATTGCATCGCGACCACCGGAGAAGAAGTTCGCAACCCTCGTAAAGCTATTCCCAGAGCGATTCTGTTTTCGCTGTGTACTATTTTTCTAGCATATTTTGGCGTGTCTACGGTTCTTACGCTAATGTGGCCATACTATCTGCAGGACGTTAACGCTCCTCTTCCTTTCGTTTTCAATGAGATCGGTTGGACGTTTGCCAAGTGGACGGTGGCCATCGGTGGTATAATCGGTTTGGTAGCCAGTCTGTTCGGGGCAATGTTCCCACAGCCCAGAATTATTTACGCGATGGCCCAAGACGGTCTGGTTTTTCGGGCCCTGGGAGAAATCAGTCCTCGGCACAAGACTCCGGTTTTTGGTACACTTTGCGGTGCGCTTCTAACCGGCACGATGGCCGGATTGTTTGATCTGAAAGCTCTAGTCAATATGCTATCGATTGGTACACTTATGGCGTACACAGTTGTGGCGATCTCAATACTCATTCTCAG ATTTTCAGAAGAACAAACTGACAGCTCGATTCCTTCGACGAGCAAACAAACTTACGAATCATCAAACCTGCTGAAACCCGGTAGCCGATTAACAGGACCAGCATTCATTAAGCAGTTGTTCAACGTGTCCTGCGTAAGGATACCATCTCATATTTCCACTAGCGTTGTGGGCGTTCTTGTGACGCTTTATT GTCTTGTGTCGCTAGCACTTTCGCTCACGATTTACTATGCTAAACAACAACTTTACGATTTGGAACCATGGGCTTGGACATTGGCCGGTACTCTGCTAGGATTGCTGCTGATCGTTTTGCTGCTGATGTCGATCCAACCCCGGGAAACAGCAGACGCGCCCTTTAAAGTACCATTGGTTCCGCTGCTACCTGCGATCAGTATTTTCGTGAACATCTATCTAATGCTGATGTTGGATGTCTACACATGGATCCGATTCGGGATCTGGATGGGAATAG GTCTACCGATCTATTTGATATGTGTCTGTTGTGGCAATACTAACGGGAAAAGCAAAACAAATGACGAAGTCAATTGTCGAGAGAGTAAAATTTCAGACCACATCCGCTCAGAAGGAATTGAAAACGGTGGCTTCGTACAAAGCGAAGAGTCAACTGTGACACCGAACGGTTTCTATTCACAGAACCTTAAGGATGCAGTCAACGGAACTGAAGATAAACAGTTCAATTTAATCGCCACTGCCGGCACCTATAAGGAAAATGGCGAAAAAGATGAAGATATAACACAAACTAAAGCAAAATCCCAAACACCCTCTCCAAAAAACAGTATGGACGAAATAATAGCTGTTTCCGAACTGTCCGATCTAGTCACTGAAAAAATCGAACCGAACGGAAAGGCCTACTTTGTGGAGGATGTGAACGAAAAAGATTCGGATCGATCCAGTGTGGAGACAAATAAGGCAATTGCATTGCTGGATGACATACTGAACGATGAAGAGAAGACGATGGACCTTTCAATTCCTTATCCGTCTTTGGATGACGAGTCGCTGGCAAGTCCAGTTTTTCGAGAGCGGTCTGTTGTGGCAGATATCCATCGCGAAGACGAGATTTCTATGCAGCATCAGGTGGAGGATATTCCAGAGCAGGCTGAGTTAATGTCAATAGACAGTCTCGACATAATCGAAACACCAGAACCAGCTGTCAACAATACACCAGAGCCTGTGTCGCTACAGCCAAGGGCCGCTTTTGTCATGGGTCAAGATGTCAGCAGCGATTTTGAGACCGATGATGAAGATGAGGTCCACTACAATCGATTGAACAGTCAACGGCAGAAACAGTTTATGACAAGACTAAGCACACTGCTAGAGAATCCTCAGCCAAAACAATACAAACGGAAAGGTCCCAGAGCGATTATAGTTGATGAAAACTCCAACAATTTGAAACTGCAAAAAAGCAGCAGTGAGCCCAATTTTGTGTTGCTACTGGATACCTCACCGAACAACGAAAGCGAAACGGACAGCCCAAATCGGACACCCACAGCAACGGTGCCACCTGCTCCACTATTTAACGAGACTGTTTTCAATAGCATTAAACCAGACACTGAGCTGTCAAAAGACCCAACTACGAAAAGCACACCGACCGTCAAATTTGTAGCTTCTTCACCGAGTAATAGCTCCGTTCCTGAAGCCCCAAAGTTCGACCCTATTCTATACAACACAGTTGGAAAACACAAATCACCACGAGCAAGTCTCAACGTTCCTCCTATCAGTGCCAGTAGCTCAGGTTACGCTGACGTGACACTCCGCAAGATAAACCCGCAGACACCACCCGCCATCGACAGCAAAACCCCGGAAGCGAACGGAGGGGAGCCCCCCGCCAATTCACGAGAAGTGTTCAGATCCAAACTCGAGCAAATATTGCAAAGAGGACCGGTCAACAAAGTCCGTCCTAAGACGTTACCTCCTTCGTTGCTCGAGCGGCAACCGGCTCCTGCTTCTAGCACCAATGAACCCACGACAGCCACCTCCAACGGTAACGTCGTCAGTCCAAAGGACAACTCCTCTCCCAGAAATTTTCGGGAGCTGGCGAGAGCTTTCGATACCGCCAAAAAGCAGCAAAAACTCATCTTTGACGATGTGCTCAAGGCAATTAACCCGGACACCCGACCGAGCGTAATTCGGAATTCGCTCGAGCATCGGATGTCCTTTTCCGAGTTCAAAAACGGGTTGAAGAAAACGGTACCACCGAAGCCGTATCTACCGAATGCGTGA